The Eremothecium cymbalariae DBVPG#7215 chromosome 8, complete sequence genome has a window encoding:
- the DSE1 gene encoding Dse1p (similar to Ashbya gossypii ADL054W), whose product MQQEESYYWPPRIHRQPAIVVRPRGRDLEQLKSHQIKEGYRRSYHSTDVTKMGSTLLRKASGDVNDYYTTKKVKSHYWQLKTEEASLLSFSVCPEYDIIVVSNSSKEGGENLKLYRYNNVKQKLHQIQAIMVPGESIIVCSIPRFTYSAFRSAGYGRREPADHDFMILIGHQDWIVNLIGTSLEHGNAKIIKRFNHGKYLRQLCAENKVDDVIKKRYHDGAPQLPIRQLITWRDKDTDLMGFVSLISQTLFIYTFDSTRPFYVRAIPGIESFDLNPDNVLLLAMSGPTYGYSGISLLDLTAGEEACNLYAPSPDSAGHMKDSATSGHCIWLDANTLVNSVGNVMKIWDICTPKGLMCTITGHRGHITSIAYHKETCTLYSSDDHGYLLCWDLSTLNNNIHGRIPREIKKLTLCQGFQSISIAEEDYSTVIQCGNIIVSPDIQRLSSAGWEHMCHTPSSGVSELQCMGDGTLITLDSAELGMHRLQNTKCYPQRDRMHRFETDRLNNIPKSTKSKGYQIEELDPIINSDFTLVESGLAENNNSFDFEDNTFK is encoded by the coding sequence ATGCAACAAGAAGAGAGTTATTACTGGCCACCGCGGATTCATCGACAGCCTGCAATAGTTGTTAGACCGAGAGGTAGGGATTTGGAGCAGTTGAAATCACATCAGATTAAGGAAGGCTATAGAAGGTCTTATCATAGTACGGACGTAACGAAGATGGGATCGACGCTGCTGCGCAAGGCATCGGGGGATGTAAACGACTACTATACAACCAAGAAGGTGAAGAGCCACTACTGGCAATTGAAGACGGAGGAGGCTTCGTTGTTGTCATTCTCGGTGTGCCCAGAGTACGACATAATTGTTGTGTCTAATTCGAGTAAAGAGGGGGGTGAAAATCTGAAGCTGTACCGATACAACAATGTTAAACAGAAATTGCACCAGATACAGGCGATAATGGTCCCTGGGGAGTCTATTATTGTTTGCAGTATTCCGAGGTTCACTTATTCAGCCTTTAGAAGTGCTGGATATGGTAGAAGGGAGCCTGCTGACCATGACTTCATGATTCTCATAGGGCATCAGGACTGGATAGTCAACTTGATTGGGACGTCATTGGAACATGGGAATGCAAAGATAATAAAACGATTCAACCATGGGAAATATTTGAGGCAGCTATGTGCTGAGAACAAGGTAGACGACGTAATAAAGAAGAGATACCACGATGGTGCTCCGCAATTACCAATCCGGCAGTTGATCACATGGCGTGATAAAGATACAGATTTGATGGGGTTTGTTTCTTTGATTAGCCAGACTTTGTTTATCTACACATTTGATTCGACAAGGCCATTTTATGTGCGCGCTATACCTGGGATTGAATCCTTTGATCTCAACCCTGATAATGTGTTGCTACTTGCAATGTCCGGTCCGACATATGGATATAGTGGGATTTCTTTGCTCGACTTAACAGCTGGAGAAGAGGCTTGTAATTTGTATGCTCCTTCACCCGATTCGGCTGGGCATATGAAGGATTCCGCCACATCAGGACATTGCATTTGGTTAGATGCCAATACATTGGTTAACTCTGTTGGCAACGTTATGAAGATATGGGATATCTGCACACCGAAGGGACTTATGTGTACTATCACTGGTCACAGAGGTCATATAACTAGTATCGCATATCACAAGGAAACATGCACTCTTTATAGTAGTGATGATCATGGTTACCTCTTGTGTTGGGATCTTTCCACccttaataataatatacatgGAAGAATACCAAGAGAGATAAAAAAACTCACGCTATGTCAGGGATTTCAGTCAATATCGATCGCGGAGGAAGATTATTCGACGGTGATTCAATGTGGCAACATAATAGTCTCTCCAGATATACAGAGATTATCTTCAGCGGGTTGGGAACATATGTGCCATACCCCTTCGTCTGGTGTAAGTGAACTGCAGTGTATGGGAGATGGAACGCTAATAACTCTTGATTCAGCTGAGCTGGGCATGCACCGCCTACAAAATACTAAGTGCTACCCGCAACGGGATCGGATGCATCGTTTTGAGACTGACCGTCTTAATAATATACCAAAATCCACAAAATCCAAGGGCTACCAAATAGAGGAATTAGATCCCATAATCAATTCGGACTTTACACTTGTAGAGTCAGGATTAGCCGAAAAtaacaattcttttgatttcGAGGATAATACATTTAAGTAG